TGCAGGATCTGCAAGATATTGCGCCTTGTCTTTTGCTATTGGCAATTATGGCTATGTAGGAACCGGATATGATGATAACTATTTAAAAGATTTCTATCGTTATGACCCAACAGCTGACAAATGGGAGATTATGAACGGAGAAAACGGAATGAATAGCTTTAGTGGACAGAAGCGCCGTTCAGGTACTGCATTCGTTATTGATGATATAGCTTATGTTTGCTGTGGACAAGGAAATGGTTCATACGTATATGACTTCTGGAAATTTGATCCAAAAACCGGAGTATGGTCACAATTAAGAGATATTGCCGCAACTAATGACAATGAAGACTATGATGATAATTATGCAGGCATCGTACGTGAAAAGGCAGTAAGTTTTGTTATTGACGGAAAGGCTTATCTGGTAACAGGTTCATCTGGCACTCTTAAAACTGATTACTGGGTATATGACCCTTCTACTGACCTATGGTCTGGAGACAGTGATGATGATTATACTGCATTTAAAGGATCTGCACGCTATGGTGCTGTAGGATTCTCAACCGGAACAAAAGGTTTTGTAGTAACCGGAGGTAGCAGCAGTCTGTATTTTGATGATATGTGGGAGTTATTACCATATGAACATTATGAAGAATAAGAAAAAGATTATTATTTATGGTATCATAAGCATATTCGTACTTGTTGCAGTATTCGTAGGGATGAACATTAAACGTTCTCCCAAAATGGAATTACAAGTAATAACAGTAAAAGACGGATATGGATATCAGATAAAAGAGGGAGATCGGATTTTAATTGATCAACCTGTTATTCCGGCAATCACAGAAGAGAAAGCTTTTAAAAGCCGGGAAGACGCACAAAAAGTTGGAGAGATAGTTCTGCAACGCGTCAAGAATCATACGGATTTTTCCGTTACAGTTTCGGAGTTGCGAAAACTCAATATAGAATAGTTTAGTTTAGTTAAGTCTAGTTTAGTTTTTGTAGTATTCCCCGTCTGACAGAGGTCAGGTAGCGGGGAATATTCTTTTTATAGACTATCAGTAAAG
This genomic interval from uncultured Bacteroides sp. contains the following:
- a CDS encoding DUF4907 domain-containing protein encodes the protein MKNKKKIIIYGIISIFVLVAVFVGMNIKRSPKMELQVITVKDGYGYQIKEGDRILIDQPVIPAITEEKAFKSREDAQKVGEIVLQRVKNHTDFSVTVSELRKLNIE
- a CDS encoding kelch repeat-containing protein, with translation MKKLLFIGCLIAVTFSSCTSDSSYTLGVWEQRSDFDGVARSEASSFMIDGNGYICCGYNGKNRLYDLWKYNVSTNSWTQRASLPESAKRNAAVGFSVNGKGYITTGYNGNTYLKDTWEYNPSTNEWTQKADFAGSARYCALSFAIGNYGYVGTGYDDNYLKDFYRYDPTADKWEIMNGENGMNSFSGQKRRSGTAFVIDDIAYVCCGQGNGSYVYDFWKFDPKTGVWSQLRDIAATNDNEDYDDNYAGIVREKAVSFVIDGKAYLVTGSSGTLKTDYWVYDPSTDLWSGDSDDDYTAFKGSARYGAVGFSTGTKGFVVTGGSSSLYFDDMWELLPYEHYEE